In the Pseudonocardia cypriaca genome, one interval contains:
- a CDS encoding STAS domain-containing protein, which produces MSDSDPADVMTVTATRMGPAAVVTVTGELDLLTARKLMNTVDETRQWPGLAGVVVDLSAVSFLGSSGLGTLAELATRTTAPTGSGGYRSQPPEPVPPLRLVAPSGNSAVVRPWETMNLQQILPLHPDLDSALQSF; this is translated from the coding sequence ATGAGCGACAGCGACCCCGCCGACGTCATGACGGTGACCGCCACGCGCATGGGTCCGGCGGCCGTGGTGACGGTGACCGGCGAGCTGGACCTGCTGACGGCGCGGAAGTTGATGAATACGGTCGACGAGACGCGGCAGTGGCCGGGCCTCGCCGGCGTCGTCGTCGACCTGAGCGCGGTGAGCTTCCTCGGCTCGTCCGGGCTGGGCACCCTGGCCGAGCTGGCCACCCGGACGACGGCGCCCACCGGAAGCGGCGGCTACCGCTCGCAGCCCCCCGAGCCGGTCCCCCCGTTGCGGCTCGTGGCGCCGAGCGGGAACAGCGCCGTCGTGCGCCCGTGGGAGACGATGAACCTGCAGCAGATCCTGCCGCTGCACCCGGATCTGGACAGCGCTCTCCAGAGTTTCTGA
- a CDS encoding acetylxylan esterase has product MARADLPLDELVSFRPDVTEPDDFDAFWARTLDDARTHDLDVRSEEVDTPYRTVRVQDVTFSGFGGDRIGAWFTVPRAEEGPLPAVVEFIGYNGGRDLPGESLRWASAGYAHLLVDTRGQGARWGGGGRTADPHGSGPATPGFMTRGIDHPDTYFYRRVFTDAVRAVEAVRTMPGVDAGRVAVQGASQGGGITLAVAGLVPDVAAALPDVPFLCHFTRALDICDKDPYAEVTRYLSVHRPRADDVLHTLSYFDGVNFAKRAAAPGLFSVALMDLICPPSTVYAAYNHYAGDKEIEVYRYNDHEGGESYQRQAQIRWLDKLLGR; this is encoded by the coding sequence GTGGCCCGCGCCGATCTGCCCCTTGACGAGCTCGTCTCCTTCCGCCCCGACGTCACCGAACCGGACGACTTCGACGCGTTCTGGGCCCGCACGCTCGACGACGCCCGCACCCACGACCTGGACGTCCGGTCGGAGGAGGTCGACACGCCCTACCGCACCGTCCGGGTGCAGGACGTGACCTTCAGCGGGTTCGGCGGCGACCGCATCGGCGCCTGGTTCACGGTGCCCCGCGCGGAGGAGGGCCCGCTCCCCGCGGTCGTGGAGTTCATCGGCTACAACGGCGGCCGCGACCTGCCGGGCGAGTCGCTGCGCTGGGCGAGCGCGGGCTACGCGCACCTGCTCGTCGACACGCGCGGGCAGGGCGCGCGGTGGGGAGGGGGCGGGCGCACGGCCGACCCGCACGGCTCCGGCCCGGCCACCCCCGGCTTCATGACCCGCGGCATCGACCACCCGGACACCTACTTCTACCGGCGGGTGTTCACCGACGCCGTGCGCGCCGTCGAGGCGGTCCGCACGATGCCCGGCGTCGACGCCGGGCGCGTGGCCGTGCAGGGCGCCAGCCAGGGCGGTGGGATCACCCTCGCCGTGGCCGGGCTGGTGCCCGACGTCGCAGCCGCGCTGCCCGACGTCCCGTTCCTCTGCCACTTCACCCGTGCCCTCGACATCTGCGACAAGGACCCGTACGCAGAGGTCACCCGCTACCTCTCCGTCCACCGGCCGCGCGCGGACGACGTGCTGCACACGCTCTCGTACTTCGACGGGGTGAACTTCGCCAAGCGCGCCGCCGCACCCGGGCTGTTCTCGGTGGCGCTGATGGACCTGATCTGCCCGCCGTCCACGGTGTACGCCGCGTACAACCACTACGCGGGCGACAAGGAGATCGAGGTCTACCGCTACAACGACCACGAGGGCGGCGAGTCGTACCAGCGGCAGGCCCAGATCCGGTGGCTGGACAAGCTGCTGGGCCGGTAG
- a CDS encoding FecCD family ABC transporter permease, translating to MTATVRAGRVSLRVEPASVLLGAAAWTAAVAVALHAVTVGDYPMPLSTVLDTLAGHGTLLTYDVVVRNRLPRALVALLVGAALGSAGMVLQRIARNPLVSPDVIGVGAGASAGAVVVIVVAGAGATAVAAGALTGAVVASATVYAVAARGAAHRLVLIGIGVTALANAAASFLLTRSDRYAAKQAATWLVGDVAGRSWPDVLTVAAGLAIGAPVVLLLTRHLRLLELGDDVARSLDGRIGAARAALVAAAVALTALATAAAGPIAFVALVAPQIVRRVLGPRSAGVLPAAGVGALVVVSADLAARRLFSPDELPAGVLTAAVGAPVLLYLLVLVSRRSG from the coding sequence GTGACCGCGACCGTGCGGGCCGGGCGGGTCTCGCTGCGGGTGGAGCCGGCGTCCGTGCTGCTCGGGGCCGCCGCGTGGACGGCGGCGGTCGCGGTGGCGCTGCACGCCGTGACCGTGGGCGACTACCCCATGCCGCTCTCCACCGTGCTCGACACGCTCGCCGGTCACGGCACGCTGCTCACCTACGACGTCGTCGTGCGCAACCGGCTGCCCCGCGCGCTCGTCGCGCTGCTGGTCGGCGCGGCGCTGGGGTCGGCCGGCATGGTGCTGCAACGCATCGCCCGGAACCCGCTCGTGAGCCCGGACGTGATCGGGGTCGGGGCCGGGGCGTCCGCGGGAGCGGTGGTGGTGATCGTCGTGGCCGGGGCGGGCGCGACGGCGGTCGCCGCGGGAGCGCTGACCGGCGCGGTGGTCGCCTCGGCGACGGTCTACGCCGTCGCCGCCCGAGGTGCGGCCCACCGGCTCGTGCTGATCGGCATCGGCGTCACCGCGCTCGCGAACGCGGCCGCGTCGTTCCTGCTCACCCGCTCCGACCGGTACGCGGCCAAGCAGGCGGCCACCTGGCTGGTCGGCGACGTGGCCGGCCGCTCGTGGCCGGACGTGCTCACGGTGGCGGCCGGGCTCGCGATCGGAGCGCCCGTCGTGCTGCTGCTCACACGCCACCTGCGGCTGCTGGAGCTCGGTGACGACGTCGCGCGCTCCCTCGACGGCCGGATCGGAGCGGCCCGGGCCGCGCTGGTGGCGGCCGCGGTGGCGCTCACCGCACTTGCCACGGCCGCAGCGGGCCCGATCGCGTTCGTCGCGCTCGTCGCGCCGCAGATCGTGCGCCGGGTGCTCGGCCCGCGGTCCGCAGGCGTGCTGCCCGCGGCCGGGGTCGGAGCCCTCGTCGTGGTCTCGGCCGACCTCGCCGCGCGACGCCTGTTCAGCCCGGACGAGCTCCCGGCGGGCGTGCTCACCGCCGCCGTCGGCGCACCCGTCCTGCTGTACCTGCTGGTGCTGGTCAGCCGCCGTAGCGGCTGA
- a CDS encoding IS30 family transposase, whose amino-acid sequence MSKYNSHRHGHKNPLRRRGRGPGLGGVYRWGYDAGSAHARAAAQARRPKTPRLAVDSPLRDAVIEGLRQQWAPTQIAGRLRRDNPDDESMQVSHETIYQAIYVQSRGGLRQLLGPQVLRSGRARRVIRRPDRAGCDQRRRRDKLLKISARPAEVADRAVPGHWEGDLIMGARRDTAIATLAERSSRFLLMVALPQLAHRDPIAVADALAVHMLTLPVALRRSLTWDRGLEMVHGHATFSLATQLPVYFADPHSPWQRGTNENINGLIRQYLPKSTPLPGAQADVDRIADLLNHRPRHTLGWQTPAEKLNELLLATAA is encoded by the coding sequence GTGTCGAAGTACAACTCCCACCGTCACGGCCACAAGAACCCGCTGCGTCGGCGAGGACGTGGGCCGGGGCTGGGTGGGGTGTATCGGTGGGGCTATGACGCCGGCTCCGCGCATGCCCGCGCCGCAGCGCAGGCGCGCCGCCCTAAGACACCGCGCCTGGCGGTCGATTCACCGCTGCGAGACGCGGTGATCGAGGGGCTCAGACAGCAGTGGGCGCCCACCCAGATCGCTGGGCGGCTGCGGCGCGACAACCCCGATGATGAGTCGATGCAGGTCTCCCACGAGACGATCTACCAGGCCATCTACGTCCAGTCCCGTGGTGGGCTACGTCAACTCCTGGGACCGCAGGTGCTGCGCTCGGGACGAGCCCGACGGGTCATTCGCCGTCCTGACCGCGCCGGTTGTGATCAGCGCCGTCGCCGCGACAAGTTGCTCAAGATCTCCGCGCGGCCGGCCGAGGTCGCTGACCGGGCCGTGCCCGGGCACTGGGAAGGCGACCTGATCATGGGTGCGCGGCGGGACACCGCGATCGCGACACTGGCTGAGCGCAGCTCCCGGTTCCTGCTGATGGTCGCGCTTCCCCAGCTGGCCCACCGAGACCCGATCGCGGTCGCTGATGCCCTGGCCGTGCACATGCTCACCCTGCCGGTCGCGCTACGCCGGTCACTGACCTGGGACCGCGGCCTGGAGATGGTCCACGGACACGCCACGTTCTCCCTGGCCACCCAGCTTCCGGTCTACTTCGCCGACCCGCACAGCCCTTGGCAGCGCGGGACGAACGAGAACATCAACGGGCTGATCCGCCAGTACCTGCCCAAGAGCACCCCACTACCGGGCGCCCAAGCCGATGTTGACCGCATCGCCGACCTGCTCAACCACCGCCCCCGCCACACACTGGGATGGCAAACTCCAGCCGAGAAACTCAACGAACTGCTCCTTGCAACAGCTGCTTGA
- a CDS encoding MFS transporter, which translates to MTHLTRTTGWPAVLVVATGIFTVVTSEMLPVGLLTPMGAALQVSEGTAGQTLTTTGIVAAVAAPLVVPALGRIDRRTALVALTALLAAANLLAAWAPAFAVMVVARVLVGVAMGGIWALSAGLAVRLVAPGAVGRATATIFSGIAVASVLGVPAGTFLGAIAGWRAAFVVVGALSAAVALAMVVLLPRLPAERAPGLSGVTALLRNPPVATGLVVVALLVVGHFGAYTYVRPVLEGLAIDAPLIGTLLLVYGVAGVLGNFVAGTAAVRSVPRTMQVLAGLVVAAVLLLALAPSASLAAVALVVWGLGYGGVSVTAQTWMMAAAPEARETVSSLFAAVFNGAIALGAVGGGLVVDGFGPSAVLVWGAVLAAAALVAVATGRAPRS; encoded by the coding sequence ATGACGCACCTGACTCGCACGACCGGCTGGCCGGCCGTGCTCGTGGTGGCGACCGGCATCTTCACGGTCGTCACGTCGGAGATGCTGCCGGTGGGGCTGCTCACCCCGATGGGCGCCGCGCTGCAGGTCAGCGAGGGGACGGCCGGGCAGACGCTGACGACGACGGGGATCGTCGCGGCCGTCGCGGCGCCGCTCGTGGTGCCCGCCCTCGGCCGCATCGACCGGCGGACGGCACTGGTGGCGCTGACGGCGCTGCTCGCGGCGGCCAACCTGCTGGCCGCGTGGGCGCCCGCCTTCGCGGTGATGGTCGTCGCCCGCGTGCTTGTGGGGGTCGCGATGGGCGGGATCTGGGCGCTCTCGGCGGGACTCGCGGTACGGCTCGTGGCGCCCGGCGCCGTCGGGCGCGCCACCGCCACGATCTTCAGCGGCATCGCCGTGGCGTCCGTGCTCGGCGTGCCCGCCGGCACGTTCCTCGGCGCGATCGCCGGGTGGCGGGCCGCGTTCGTGGTGGTCGGGGCGCTGTCGGCGGCGGTGGCGCTCGCGATGGTGGTGCTGCTCCCCCGGCTTCCGGCCGAGCGCGCGCCGGGTCTGTCCGGCGTCACCGCGCTGTTGCGCAACCCGCCGGTGGCCACCGGGCTGGTCGTGGTGGCGCTGCTCGTCGTCGGGCACTTCGGGGCCTACACCTACGTGCGCCCGGTACTGGAGGGCCTTGCGATCGACGCCCCGCTGATCGGCACGCTGCTGCTGGTCTACGGCGTCGCGGGCGTGCTGGGCAACTTCGTGGCCGGAACGGCAGCGGTCCGGTCGGTACCGCGCACGATGCAGGTGCTCGCCGGGCTGGTGGTGGCGGCCGTGCTGCTGCTCGCGCTCGCGCCGTCCGCATCCCTCGCCGCCGTCGCGCTCGTGGTGTGGGGCCTGGGCTACGGCGGGGTCTCGGTGACCGCCCAGACGTGGATGATGGCCGCCGCCCCCGAGGCCCGCGAGACGGTCTCGTCGCTGTTCGCCGCGGTCTTCAACGGGGCCATCGCGCTGGGCGCGGTGGGCGGCGGCCTGGTCGTCGACGGCTTCGGCCCGAGTGCGGTCCTGGTCTGGGGCGCGGTCCTGGCCGCGGCCGCCCTGGTGGCCGTCGCTACGGGCCGGGCTCCACGGAGCTGA
- a CDS encoding DoxX family protein, whose protein sequence is MEPLITLIAVTALLLVLGALGVRALRPWPVAVRGGLAAMFTLTGVVHFVFMREELIAMVPPALPAPGLLVTITGVLELAGAAGLLLPRTAPWAAGGLSLLLVAMFPANVHAALEGTATPLLPRTLMQVLFLAATLAVVAHHVRARREPALA, encoded by the coding sequence GTGGAACCACTGATCACCCTCATCGCCGTCACCGCGCTCCTGCTCGTCCTGGGCGCGCTCGGGGTCCGGGCCCTGCGGCCGTGGCCGGTCGCCGTTCGTGGCGGGCTGGCGGCGATGTTCACGCTCACCGGCGTCGTGCACTTCGTCTTCATGCGCGAGGAGCTGATCGCCATGGTCCCGCCCGCACTGCCGGCGCCCGGGCTGCTGGTGACCATCACCGGCGTGCTCGAGCTGGCCGGCGCGGCCGGACTACTGCTCCCCCGCACCGCGCCATGGGCGGCAGGCGGTCTCTCCCTGCTGCTCGTCGCCATGTTCCCGGCGAACGTGCACGCCGCGCTGGAGGGCACCGCCACGCCACTGCTGCCGCGCACCCTCATGCAGGTGCTGTTCCTCGCAGCCACGCTCGCCGTGGTCGCCCACCACGTGCGGGCGCGCCGGGAGCCCGCCCTCGCGTGA
- a CDS encoding ABC transporter substrate-binding protein, with protein MAGIQARIEAVQRRVADAPRARVAVVSPEDDGTFRVAGGLDFVTRILDIAGAENAFADLRGRRNVPVGAEEIIARDPDVILTSTCCDGAYTVADAEPDAERIRANPAFAGLRAVREGRVHGFLFADRAAGVRVPHAAELVASFVHPDRR; from the coding sequence GTGGCCGGCATCCAGGCCCGGATCGAGGCCGTCCAGCGGCGGGTTGCGGACGCGCCCCGCGCGCGCGTCGCGGTGGTGTCACCGGAGGACGACGGCACATTCCGGGTGGCGGGCGGCCTGGACTTCGTCACGCGGATCCTGGACATCGCGGGCGCCGAGAACGCGTTCGCCGACCTGCGGGGCAGGCGCAACGTCCCGGTCGGCGCCGAGGAGATCATCGCCCGCGACCCGGACGTCATCCTCACGAGCACCTGCTGCGACGGCGCCTACACCGTCGCCGACGCCGAGCCGGACGCGGAGCGGATCCGCGCGAACCCGGCGTTCGCCGGGCTCAGGGCCGTGCGCGAGGGCCGCGTGCACGGCTTCCTCTTCGCCGACCGCGCCGCCGGGGTGCGGGTGCCGCACGCCGCCGAGCTGGTGGCCTCGTTCGTGCACCCCGACCGCCGGTGA
- a CDS encoding MFS transporter: MTTAAADIPVSGTTSTFDSTRRAGTFAALRVRNFRIYVSAHAVASTGTWMQNIALEWLVLELSGSPAAVGITMACQFLPMLLLGMYGGMIADRYPKRAVLLVTQTLNGLLSGALAVLTITGHVRVEHVYVFALLAGLVFVVDNPTRQVFVNEVVPDRYVRNAIALNAAVFQTSRLVGPAVAGVMIATVGSGWAFAANALSYLAPIAGLLLIRSRELIRTPPVERAPGQLRSALRYVAERPHVAWTIVLVGVVGTFGLKFPVVLTAMADETFAGGAQLYGLFNVVIALGSVAGALIAARTHPRLRTIVLTGAAFGGAQFAAALAPGLGAFLAALVVMGMVNLAFQAMANSSVQTWVDADVRGRVMSLYMLAFVGGTPLGGPVVGWITDALGARAGMAFCGLVPLLAAVVVACVLARHARAARPAGLVADQGVKVAG, from the coding sequence GTGACAACGGCTGCGGCCGACATACCCGTGAGCGGGACCACATCAACCTTCGATTCCACCCGCCGCGCCGGCACATTCGCCGCGTTGCGCGTCCGGAACTTCCGCATCTACGTCAGCGCTCACGCGGTCGCCAGCACCGGCACGTGGATGCAGAACATCGCCCTCGAATGGCTGGTACTCGAGCTCAGCGGGAGCCCCGCCGCCGTGGGCATCACGATGGCCTGCCAGTTCCTGCCGATGCTGCTGCTCGGCATGTACGGCGGCATGATCGCCGACCGCTACCCCAAGCGGGCCGTCCTCCTGGTCACCCAGACCCTCAACGGCCTCCTGAGCGGCGCCCTCGCCGTCCTGACGATCACCGGGCACGTCCGCGTCGAGCACGTCTACGTGTTCGCGCTCCTGGCAGGACTGGTTTTCGTCGTCGACAACCCGACGCGCCAGGTCTTCGTCAACGAGGTCGTGCCGGACCGGTACGTGCGCAACGCCATCGCGCTCAACGCAGCCGTCTTCCAGACCAGCCGCCTCGTCGGGCCGGCCGTGGCCGGCGTCATGATCGCCACCGTCGGCTCGGGGTGGGCGTTCGCCGCGAACGCGCTGTCCTACCTCGCCCCGATCGCCGGGCTGCTGCTCATCCGCTCCCGTGAGCTGATCCGCACACCCCCGGTCGAGCGGGCGCCCGGGCAGCTGCGTTCGGCGCTGCGGTACGTGGCCGAGCGCCCGCACGTGGCGTGGACGATCGTCCTCGTCGGCGTGGTCGGCACGTTCGGGCTCAAGTTCCCGGTGGTGCTGACGGCGATGGCCGACGAGACGTTCGCCGGTGGAGCCCAGCTCTACGGGCTCTTCAACGTGGTGATCGCCCTCGGGTCCGTGGCCGGCGCGCTGATCGCGGCGCGCACGCATCCCCGGCTGCGCACGATCGTCCTCACCGGTGCCGCCTTCGGCGGTGCCCAGTTCGCTGCGGCACTCGCCCCCGGGCTGGGGGCCTTCCTCGCGGCGCTTGTCGTGATGGGCATGGTGAACCTGGCGTTCCAGGCGATGGCGAACTCGTCGGTGCAGACGTGGGTGGACGCCGACGTCCGCGGCCGCGTGATGAGCCTCTACATGCTCGCGTTCGTCGGGGGCACTCCGCTGGGCGGGCCCGTGGTCGGCTGGATCACCGACGCGCTCGGCGCGCGGGCCGGCATGGCCTTCTGCGGGCTGGTCCCGCTGCTCGCCGCGGTGGTGGTGGCCTGCGTGCTGGCCCGGCACGCGCGCGCGGCGCGGCCGGCCGGGCTCGTGGCCGATCAAGGGGTGAAGGTCGCTGGTTGA
- a CDS encoding pyridoxamine 5'-phosphate oxidase family protein, whose product MSSTTSNAELTAADREFLATPRIGFLTVAGGKGLPEPRPVWFEVADDGTVQLFSLNTSPKVRRVQQDPRASLVAANGVGEPENWIAISGTATIEEDGAGELAERLGARYWDLDDPEKAAALTSMVEADLVRIVIRPERISRYGG is encoded by the coding sequence ATGAGCAGCACGACGAGCAACGCAGAGCTGACCGCCGCCGACCGGGAGTTCCTCGCCACGCCCCGGATCGGGTTCCTCACCGTGGCGGGCGGCAAGGGGCTCCCGGAGCCCCGGCCGGTGTGGTTCGAGGTGGCCGACGACGGCACCGTGCAGCTGTTCTCCCTCAACACCTCGCCGAAGGTCCGCCGGGTGCAACAGGACCCGCGGGCGTCGCTCGTGGCGGCCAACGGCGTGGGGGAGCCGGAGAACTGGATCGCGATCAGCGGCACCGCCACCATCGAGGAGGACGGCGCAGGCGAGCTGGCAGAACGCCTCGGCGCCCGCTACTGGGACCTCGACGACCCGGAGAAGGCCGCCGCGCTGACCTCGATGGTGGAGGCCGATCTCGTCCGCATCGTCATCCGGCCGGAACGGATCAGCCGCTACGGCGGCTGA
- a CDS encoding DUF1707 SHOCT-like domain-containing protein, which produces MPDQPAARFLRVSDAEREHVVGLLQRATGSGLLDLDEFTSRVDTALAARTRGELNAVLLDLPGLTHAERPAQVPAPARPPVHRPTPVVTEIDTGGEVRSMLGSVTRRGVWDVPAHLVVRSTLGSAELDFTEARIPHDVVDVELEVVAGSVELRLPAGARVEHGDLQATLSSVENHVRGRADAPDGPLFRIRGSVRAGSVEIRPPRKSRWWRR; this is translated from the coding sequence GTGCCCGACCAACCCGCCGCCCGCTTCCTGCGCGTCTCCGATGCCGAGCGGGAGCACGTCGTCGGGCTGCTGCAACGCGCCACCGGCTCCGGACTGCTCGACCTCGACGAGTTCACGAGCCGCGTCGACACCGCCCTCGCGGCGCGCACCAGGGGCGAGCTGAACGCGGTGCTGCTCGACCTGCCGGGCCTGACGCACGCGGAGCGGCCGGCGCAGGTCCCGGCACCCGCCCGGCCTCCCGTCCACCGCCCCACCCCCGTCGTCACCGAGATCGACACCGGCGGTGAGGTCCGCAGCATGCTCGGCTCGGTGACCCGCCGGGGTGTCTGGGACGTGCCCGCGCACCTGGTGGTGCGCAGCACGCTCGGGTCGGCGGAGCTCGACTTCACCGAGGCGCGCATCCCGCACGACGTCGTCGACGTCGAGCTGGAGGTGGTGGCGGGCTCGGTGGAGCTGCGGCTGCCCGCGGGCGCCCGGGTGGAACACGGCGACCTGCAGGCCACGCTCTCCAGCGTCGAGAACCACGTGCGTGGCCGCGCGGACGCCCCGGACGGCCCGCTCTTCCGGATCCGCGGCTCGGTCCGCGCGGGTTCGGTGGAGATCCGCCCGCCGCGCAAGTCCCGCTGGTGGCGACGGTAG
- a CDS encoding FecCD family ABC transporter permease: protein MGLTLGVVAAAGLSLLVGIQPVTPADVVLALTAPAGRPADAVVLHLRVPRTAAGLLAGAGLGLAGAVAQGLTRNPLAGPEVLGVNGGAALAGVVAIALVGVGPLGGYVWFCFAGAALALGAVLAIASAGRDGATPVKIAMAGAAVSALLFSLTSAIVLRDHDLFERFRFWLVGSLTRADLPIVLQAVPFLAAGTVLALALTRPLDAAALGDDAARSIGARPALLRGSAIAAVVVLAGTATAVAGPVGFVGLVVPHAARALAGAANVRVLPLSALLGALVLLLADVVGRVVLRPEEVQVGVTAAVLGAPVFLYLLRRRRVGGL from the coding sequence GTGGGGCTCACCCTCGGTGTGGTCGCGGCCGCCGGGCTGTCGCTGCTCGTCGGGATCCAGCCCGTCACCCCGGCCGACGTCGTCCTGGCGCTCACGGCGCCCGCCGGCCGACCGGCCGACGCCGTCGTCCTGCACCTGCGCGTGCCCCGCACCGCGGCCGGCCTGCTCGCAGGCGCCGGGCTCGGGCTGGCGGGCGCGGTGGCGCAGGGGCTGACCCGCAACCCCCTCGCAGGGCCCGAGGTGCTCGGCGTCAACGGCGGGGCGGCGCTCGCGGGCGTGGTCGCGATCGCGCTGGTCGGGGTGGGTCCGCTCGGCGGCTACGTGTGGTTCTGCTTCGCGGGGGCCGCGCTCGCGCTCGGTGCCGTCCTCGCGATCGCCTCCGCCGGGCGCGACGGCGCCACACCGGTGAAGATCGCGATGGCCGGGGCGGCGGTCTCCGCCCTGCTGTTCTCCCTGACCTCGGCGATCGTGCTGCGCGACCACGACCTGTTCGAACGCTTCCGGTTCTGGCTGGTCGGCTCGCTGACGAGGGCCGATCTGCCCATCGTGCTCCAGGCCGTCCCGTTCCTCGCCGCCGGAACGGTGCTCGCGCTCGCGCTCACCCGCCCGCTGGACGCCGCCGCGCTGGGCGACGACGCGGCGCGCAGCATCGGCGCCCGGCCCGCCCTGCTGCGCGGGTCGGCCATCGCGGCGGTCGTGGTCCTCGCCGGGACGGCCACCGCGGTCGCAGGCCCGGTCGGGTTCGTCGGGCTGGTCGTGCCGCACGCCGCACGGGCGCTCGCCGGAGCGGCGAACGTGCGTGTCCTGCCGCTCTCGGCGCTGCTCGGGGCGCTGGTGCTGCTGCTGGCCGACGTCGTGGGCCGCGTCGTGCTGCGGCCGGAGGAGGTGCAGGTCGGCGTCACCGCGGCGGTGCTGGGCGCACCGGTCTTCCTGTACCTGCTCCGCAGGCGCCGGGTGGGGGGCCTGTGA
- a CDS encoding LysR family transcriptional regulator, whose amino-acid sequence MGGLEIRELECFLVLAEELHFGRTGERLYVSQSRVSQLIGSLERRVGARLVSRTSRSVRLTPLGQRFRDALEPAYGALRAAVEETRSEARSVPGPLRVGFQGTADDRLLAAVTAFQDRHAGSSVEIAEIPLSDPFGPVHRGEVDAAVVLLPVEEDGLVLGPVFSRQPQRLAISTRHPLARRAEVSAEDLADVPLISAAEPAGEYWRRAHAPAATPGGRPIPSGPAVSTLQEGVWLIAANRGGMLLCEPTAAYHRRRDVVDVPVAGLPETALGLVWHQDHENARIRAFAAVVAETVP is encoded by the coding sequence GTGGGCGGGCTGGAGATCCGGGAGCTGGAGTGCTTCCTCGTCCTCGCCGAGGAGCTGCACTTCGGGCGGACGGGTGAGCGGCTGTACGTCTCGCAGAGCCGGGTCAGCCAGCTGATCGGCTCGCTGGAGCGGCGCGTGGGCGCCCGCCTCGTCAGCCGCACCAGCCGCAGCGTGCGGCTCACCCCGCTCGGGCAGCGGTTCCGGGACGCGCTCGAACCCGCCTACGGCGCGCTGCGGGCCGCGGTCGAGGAGACCCGTTCCGAGGCCCGGTCCGTCCCCGGCCCGTTGCGCGTCGGGTTCCAGGGCACGGCCGACGACCGCCTGCTCGCGGCCGTCACGGCCTTCCAGGACCGGCACGCGGGCAGCAGCGTCGAGATCGCCGAGATCCCGCTCTCCGACCCGTTCGGGCCGGTGCACCGCGGCGAGGTCGACGCCGCCGTCGTGCTGCTGCCCGTCGAGGAGGACGGGCTCGTGCTCGGCCCCGTGTTCTCGCGGCAGCCGCAACGACTCGCGATCTCCACCCGCCACCCGCTCGCCCGGCGGGCCGAGGTCTCCGCCGAGGACCTCGCCGACGTCCCGCTGATCTCCGCTGCCGAGCCGGCAGGGGAGTACTGGCGCCGCGCCCACGCCCCCGCCGCCACGCCCGGAGGGCGGCCCATCCCGAGCGGCCCCGCCGTCAGCACGCTGCAGGAAGGCGTGTGGCTCATCGCCGCGAACCGCGGCGGGATGCTGCTGTGCGAGCCGACGGCCGCCTACCACCGCCGCCGCGACGTGGTCGACGTCCCGGTGGCCGGGCTCCCGGAGACGGCTCTCGGACTGGTGTGGCACCAGGACCACGAGAACGCGAGGATCCGCGCCTTCGCCGCCGTGGTCGCGGAGACCGTGCCCTAG